A stretch of Lathyrus oleraceus cultivar Zhongwan6 chromosome 6, CAAS_Psat_ZW6_1.0, whole genome shotgun sequence DNA encodes these proteins:
- the LOC127094228 gene encoding uncharacterized protein LOC127094228 → MDEKEQVGEPPNVPPKMNDPGEFNISCTIRGMKIPHALCDLGSSINVMSLRKFKEYEICDIVPSNMTLTLADSSVTRPFGVVQDVLVHVDKLTFPADFLVIDMKNDSEGSVILGHPFLATEKAKIDMDTNELILKFNKEKVVFHAYQWTPFMEDLETCYQLKEKDNEGHKRMKKVFFTGVRVPLTSDVF, encoded by the coding sequence ATGGATGAAAAAGAACAGGTGGGAGAACCGCCGAATGTTCCACCAAAAATGAATGATCCAGGAGAGTTCAACATTTCTTGCACCATTAGGGGGATGAAAATCCCACATGCACTATGTGACTTAGGATCGAGCATCAATGTTATGTCATTGAGAAAATTCAAGGAATATGAGATATGTGATATTGTACCGAGCAACATGACACTAACTTTGGCTGACTCATCTGTAACTCGTCCGTTTGGTGTTGTACAAGATGTTCTAGTTCATGTCGATAAGTTGACCTTCCCTGCAGATTTTTTGGTGATCGACATGAAAAATGATTCGGAAGGGTCGGTGATTCTCGGGCACCCATTTTTGGCCACCGAGAAGGCTAAAATAGATATGGATACTAATGAGTTAATTTTGAAGTTTAATAAGGAGAAGGTAGTGTTTCATGCATATCAATGGACACCGTTTATGGAGGATCTTGAGACATGCTATCAATTGAAAGAGAAAGATAATGAAGGTCACAAGAGGATGAAAAAAGTATTTTTCACCGGCGTGAGGGTACCCCTTACTTCTGATGTGTTTTGA